The Candidatus Thorarchaeota archaeon genome has a segment encoding these proteins:
- a CDS encoding endonuclease V: protein MRANIDEDFIEALKSEQVQRAGQVIYTDMPEFTGDIVTGIDVAYSEDRASACAVTYDLSSSEIISVRTGEYVVETPYIPGLFQLREGPILGDMLRHMEGTGPVLIDANGILHPRWFGLASYVGVELDIQTIGVAKKLLLGKIRERLDDRAVIEVDGRPAGMAIWLVGRKRPVYVSIGHRISLETAVRIVEKCSRQGQVIPLQQAHICANRELKKKVRHSE, encoded by the coding sequence ATGAGAGCTAACATTGACGAGGACTTTATTGAAGCGCTCAAGAGCGAACAAGTACAACGCGCTGGCCAAGTGATCTATACGGATATGCCAGAATTCACAGGGGATATCGTCACAGGAATTGACGTGGCCTATAGCGAAGACCGCGCTTCAGCATGTGCGGTCACGTACGACCTATCAAGCTCGGAGATCATCTCTGTGAGGACGGGAGAGTACGTCGTTGAGACCCCGTACATCCCGGGACTCTTCCAGCTGAGAGAGGGACCTATTCTTGGGGATATGCTCAGGCATATGGAGGGGACTGGTCCAGTCCTGATCGACGCAAACGGGATTCTCCATCCCAGATGGTTCGGCCTTGCCTCATATGTGGGAGTTGAGCTCGACATACAGACGATCGGCGTGGCCAAGAAGCTCCTCTTAGGTAAGATCAGAGAACGACTAGACGACAGAGCGGTCATAGAGGTAGACGGCCGACCAGCAGGAATGGCGATCTGGTTGGTAGGCCGGAAAAGACCTGTGTACGTCTCAATAGGACATAGAATATCTCTTGAGACCGCAGTTCGCATAGTGGAAAAGTGCAGTAGACAGGGACAGGTCATTCCACTTCAACAGGCACACATCTGTGCAAACAGAGAACTGAAAAAAAAGGTGAGACATAGCGAGTAG
- the hutH gene encoding histidine ammonia-lyase: MTVEIDGETLSIDEVVRVARHGEDVTLTEDARAKIRTSRKVIEDVLREGRTVYGVNTGFGDLANVSIAENDVAALQVNLIRSHSVGVGEPFPQEVVRGMMLLRANALSKGYSGARLETVETLVQMLNRGVVPIVPQQGSVGSSGDLAPLAHMVLVMIGEGEATFEGERLAGAEAMKRAGIPTIDLQAKEGVALINGTQPMSAVGVLAVHDALQLFKDATIAGAMSLEALRGTRAAYDPRIHKIRPHEGQVDAAQALLKVLQDSEINKSHANCGKVQDAYSLRCFPQVIGASIDAIRYVQSVMETEINSATDNPLVFPEGDVVSGGNFHGQPVALAMDFLGIALSEIGNIAERRINRLVDPKLSELPAFLTTNSGLQSGMMIAQYTAAALVSENKVLAHPASVDSIPTSAEQEDHVSMGTIAARKARQILENVSNVIALEYLCAAQGLDLLAPLSPSAPLAEAHKVIRSKVAPLTDDRPLYLDVAKIRGLMTEGAMVSAVESLTGPLYEP, translated from the coding sequence ATGACCGTGGAGATCGATGGTGAGACCCTAAGTATTGATGAAGTCGTGCGTGTGGCCCGACATGGTGAAGATGTGACCTTGACAGAGGACGCTCGGGCGAAGATTCGTACGAGTCGCAAGGTGATCGAGGATGTGCTTCGTGAAGGTCGTACTGTATACGGTGTGAACACCGGGTTTGGTGACTTGGCAAATGTATCTATTGCCGAGAACGATGTTGCCGCCTTACAGGTGAACCTCATTCGCAGTCATAGTGTTGGTGTTGGTGAACCCTTCCCGCAAGAGGTGGTGCGCGGCATGATGTTGCTACGTGCTAATGCTCTATCGAAGGGCTATTCCGGTGCGCGACTTGAGACCGTGGAGACATTGGTTCAGATGTTGAATCGTGGGGTTGTTCCTATTGTACCACAGCAGGGTTCTGTTGGTTCTAGTGGTGACCTTGCCCCTCTTGCCCACATGGTTCTTGTGATGATTGGAGAGGGCGAGGCTACCTTTGAGGGCGAGCGGCTTGCAGGTGCTGAGGCAATGAAGCGTGCGGGGATACCCACCATTGATCTTCAGGCTAAAGAGGGTGTTGCACTGATCAATGGGACCCAACCAATGAGTGCAGTGGGAGTTCTTGCTGTTCATGATGCTCTTCAGCTCTTCAAGGATGCTACTATCGCCGGTGCCATGAGCCTCGAGGCTCTTCGAGGTACTCGCGCCGCATATGACCCTCGAATTCACAAGATTCGCCCCCACGAGGGGCAGGTAGATGCAGCACAGGCACTGCTCAAGGTCCTTCAAGATAGTGAGATCAACAAGTCACACGCCAATTGTGGTAAGGTTCAGGATGCCTATTCCCTTCGTTGTTTCCCACAGGTCATAGGCGCATCTATAGACGCGATTCGATACGTCCAGAGTGTGATGGAGACCGAGATCAACTCCGCAACGGACAATCCTCTCGTCTTTCCTGAGGGTGATGTTGTATCTGGTGGCAACTTTCATGGGCAACCTGTTGCACTTGCCATGGACTTCTTGGGGATCGCCCTGTCCGAGATCGGAAATATCGCAGAGCGTCGAATCAACCGACTTGTTGATCCCAAGCTAAGTGAGCTTCCTGCGTTTCTGACCACCAATAGTGGACTTCAGTCCGGAATGATGATTGCTCAATATACGGCTGCCGCTTTAGTGTCTGAGAATAAGGTGCTTGCGCACCCTGCCAGTGTAGACTCGATTCCGACCAGTGCCGAGCAAGAAGATCATGTGAGCATGGGTACGATCGCTGCGCGAAAGGCGCGCCAGATCCTTGAGAACGTCTCCAATGTTATAGCTCTCGAATATCTATGCGCGGCCCAAGGACTTGATCTATTGGCACCATTGAGTCCCTCCGCTCCTCTTGCTGAGGCGCACAAGGTCATTCGAAGTAAGGTGGCGCCCCTGACCGATGATCGGCCACTCTATCTCGATGTTGCTAAGATACGAGGTCTCATGACCGAAGGCGCTATGGTCTCAGCAGTAGAGTCGCTGACCGGGCCACTCTATGAGCCCTGA
- the hutI gene encoding imidazolonepropionase, with amino-acid sequence MKPDLLLTHIGQLATLAGNTDRPKTGESLKELSIVKDAAIAISAGRIIAVGTTEEVLAQVPEEPHLPSLEFRDMFAMPGFVDSHTHLVFGGSRENDFAMKLAGKSYLEILEAGGGILNTLRATRAATEENLARQAFSFASSMLNQGTTTVEVKSGYGLNTENELKMLRAASRLREMLPMEIPTTFLGAHAVPPEYKGRTDDYVDLVVNEMIPAVAKENLAEFCDVFCEKGVFDIEQSRRILTAAKKAGMKLKIHADEIVQLGGAGLAAELGAVSADHLLMASDDDLEAMAKARTIATLLPATAFSLDTKYARARDMINMGLPVALATDFNPNCANESMFFTIALACYKMKMFPREAISAATINAAHALGRAKDLGSIEVGKRADILILDAPNPEYLAYRFATNLVHTVIVNGELVHTKFGP; translated from the coding sequence ATGAAGCCGGATCTTTTGCTCACACATATCGGACAACTAGCTACACTTGCAGGAAATACTGATCGGCCTAAGACTGGGGAGAGCCTGAAAGAACTCTCTATAGTGAAGGACGCAGCCATTGCGATAAGCGCTGGGAGAATAATCGCTGTTGGGACCACAGAGGAAGTCCTTGCACAGGTTCCCGAAGAACCGCATCTTCCCTCACTCGAGTTCAGAGACATGTTTGCAATGCCGGGTTTTGTCGATAGCCATACGCACCTCGTCTTTGGGGGCTCACGGGAGAACGACTTTGCAATGAAACTTGCAGGCAAGTCCTACCTAGAGATCCTCGAGGCAGGAGGCGGAATTCTCAATACGCTCCGGGCCACACGGGCTGCCACTGAGGAGAACTTGGCAAGACAGGCATTCTCCTTTGCGTCAAGCATGCTGAATCAGGGGACCACAACGGTAGAAGTCAAGAGCGGATACGGCCTCAATACTGAGAACGAACTCAAGATGCTCCGTGCCGCTTCACGCCTCCGTGAGATGCTACCGATGGAGATCCCGACAACATTTCTGGGAGCTCATGCAGTCCCTCCAGAATACAAGGGGCGAACGGACGACTATGTGGACCTTGTAGTGAACGAGATGATACCCGCAGTGGCCAAGGAGAACCTCGCGGAATTTTGTGATGTCTTCTGTGAGAAGGGAGTCTTTGACATTGAACAGTCACGACGCATCCTTACTGCGGCAAAGAAGGCAGGAATGAAATTAAAGATTCATGCAGATGAGATCGTTCAGCTTGGAGGAGCGGGACTGGCAGCAGAGCTCGGAGCGGTCTCAGCGGACCATCTCCTCATGGCCTCAGATGACGACTTGGAAGCGATGGCCAAGGCTAGAACCATTGCCACTCTTCTTCCGGCAACAGCGTTCAGTCTAGATACCAAGTATGCAAGAGCGCGGGACATGATCAACATGGGGCTGCCAGTAGCATTGGCAACTGACTTCAATCCGAACTGCGCAAATGAGTCGATGTTCTTCACCATCGCACTTGCCTGTTACAAGATGAAGATGTTCCCACGAGAGGCGATCTCAGCAGCCACCATAAATGCGGCTCATGCGCTCGGTCGGGCAAAAGACCTTGGCAGTATTGAGGTGGGGAAGAGAGCGGACATCCTCATTCTTGATGCGCCAAATCCTGAATACCTTGCCTACAGGTTTGCCACGAATCTGGTACACACGGTCATTGTCAACGGTGAGCTGGTACACACCAAATTCGGACCGTAG
- a CDS encoding phosphoribosyltransferase, whose product MEYLILGWQDIYNLTLQLSERIVESEYEPNVIVGIARGGWIPARILSDVLYTQTMWNVRIEYYTDVGVRGRQPRVTQPLSVSLEGKNILLVDEVADTGESLFHAIKHVEELGVSNVRTAVLHLKPSSMIKPDYYMQEVTSWIVYPWEIRESIIAIVREFRREDPDLSLKQIRNRLVFKVGFDPTVADYFIKRL is encoded by the coding sequence ATGGAATATCTCATCCTTGGTTGGCAAGACATCTATAATCTGACACTTCAATTGTCGGAACGCATTGTCGAGAGTGAATACGAACCGAATGTGATCGTTGGGATCGCGCGTGGCGGTTGGATTCCTGCGCGTATCCTCTCTGATGTCCTATACACACAGACAATGTGGAATGTCCGGATTGAATATTATACCGATGTTGGTGTGCGTGGCAGGCAGCCACGGGTGACACAGCCTCTCTCAGTATCTCTTGAGGGGAAGAACATACTGCTTGTTGATGAGGTGGCTGATACTGGAGAGAGTCTCTTTCATGCCATCAAGCACGTCGAAGAACTTGGTGTATCTAATGTACGCACTGCCGTTCTCCACCTAAAGCCCTCTTCAATGATCAAGCCTGACTATTACATGCAGGAAGTCACCTCTTGGATTGTCTATCCCTGGGAGATCCGCGAGTCCATAATTGCGATCGTCCGGGAATTTCGGCGAGAAGACCCCGATCTCTCTCTAAAACAGATACGTAACAGGCTCGTCTTCAAGGTTGGTTTTGATCCCACTGTTGCCGACTACTTCATTAAGCGCCTATAG